The following are from one region of the Haloactinomyces albus genome:
- a CDS encoding FAD binding domain-containing protein has translation MDFLRPASWRDALEAKANHPDATPIAGGTDIMVEINFDHRRPATLLDMTGIDELANWSEHAGRLRIGAGLPYTRLINELGDRLPGLAIAARTVGSPQIRNRGTLGGNLASASPAGDGHPPLLASGAEVEVESVRGVRMLAMEEFFTGVKRHALAPDELISAVHIAPATGAQQFSKIGTRNAMVIAVCTFALSLHPEQQRVGTGLGSAAPTPRRAPEAEDFLSAELADSGQWTSPRPLADSVVRHFGELVARAASPIDDVRSTAEYRTHALSVMARRTLGWVWDEHRRQHSSNHPSNDHTGRSECA, from the coding sequence GTGGACTTCCTCCGTCCGGCGTCCTGGCGAGACGCACTCGAAGCCAAGGCCAACCATCCCGACGCGACCCCCATCGCGGGCGGCACCGACATCATGGTCGAGATCAATTTCGATCACCGGCGCCCCGCGACCCTGCTGGATATGACCGGTATCGACGAACTGGCGAACTGGTCCGAACACGCGGGCCGGTTGCGAATCGGTGCCGGCCTGCCCTACACGCGGCTGATCAACGAACTCGGCGACAGGCTCCCCGGCCTGGCCATCGCGGCACGCACCGTGGGATCCCCGCAGATCCGCAACCGAGGCACGCTCGGCGGGAATCTCGCCTCGGCCTCACCCGCCGGAGACGGGCACCCACCGCTGCTGGCCTCCGGCGCCGAAGTCGAGGTGGAGTCGGTGCGCGGAGTGCGCATGCTGGCGATGGAGGAGTTCTTCACCGGCGTCAAGCGCCACGCGCTGGCCCCCGACGAGCTGATCTCGGCCGTGCACATCGCCCCCGCAACCGGTGCGCAGCAGTTCTCCAAGATCGGCACGCGCAACGCGATGGTCATCGCGGTGTGCACTTTCGCCCTCTCGCTGCATCCCGAGCAGCAGCGCGTGGGAACCGGTCTCGGTTCGGCCGCACCCACCCCGCGCCGGGCACCCGAAGCCGAGGACTTCCTGTCCGCCGAACTGGCCGACTCCGGTCAGTGGACCTCGCCCCGGCCGCTGGCCGACTCGGTCGTGCGGCACTTCGGCGAACTCGTCGCTCGTGCGGCCTCGCCGATCGACGATGTCCGCAGCACCGCCGAGTACCGCACCCACGCGCTGAGCGTCATGGCTCGCCGGACACTGGGCTGGGTCTGGGACGAGCACCGCCGTCAGCACTCGAGCAATCACCCGTCGAACGACCACACCGGGAGGTCGGAATGCGCCTGA
- a CDS encoding PucR family transcriptional regulator has product MLLRDLLDDPELGLALLAGREQLDRPVRGIYITDLIDPRRYLHGGELVLSGLVWHTGPADSERFAAALSDAGVAGLAAGTARLGRAPTDLVEACARYQVPIFEVPLAVSFNTLSERVWRAEQQASVPGRELVGAVAAGADLDRVLAMATAELGANCWVLSAAGAVIGGAGALDESSRRALIREFLTPGVLPRTVHLPSDESGASFVLWPVGSDTEPRAARWFITILEEQQHRSAKREGIVADLATAVALLRSRRDEGRQAASRSVQAALHRLLDGSASPPEVMARLEAAGLPTGEPLRVVALDVEGRSEAATTLLHEIAASTEIASVTAPVDTGALALFAGDRNGLAGIDRSLRRTVEDIESGMGVPRLTLGVSDISKATGLRGAVEEARYARSLAEHRSDRCGIATAGELATHQVLLASATDDLRRSYRQRVLSKLITYDEVHHSDLVNTLWAFLECSGSWSRCAKRLHVHVNTLRYRIKRVEEITGRDLGDFATRVDFYLALQLDT; this is encoded by the coding sequence ATGCTGCTACGTGATCTCCTGGACGACCCGGAGCTCGGGCTGGCCCTGCTGGCAGGCCGAGAACAGCTGGACCGGCCTGTTCGCGGGATCTACATCACCGACCTCATCGACCCCCGGCGATACCTGCACGGCGGGGAACTCGTGCTCAGCGGGTTGGTGTGGCATACCGGCCCCGCCGACTCGGAAAGGTTCGCCGCTGCCCTGTCCGACGCGGGCGTGGCCGGTCTGGCCGCGGGCACGGCCCGTCTCGGCAGAGCTCCCACCGACCTGGTCGAAGCGTGCGCCCGGTACCAGGTCCCGATCTTCGAAGTGCCGCTGGCAGTCAGCTTCAACACACTGTCCGAACGGGTGTGGCGTGCCGAGCAGCAGGCCTCCGTGCCCGGACGTGAGCTGGTCGGCGCCGTGGCCGCGGGGGCGGATCTGGACCGGGTGCTCGCGATGGCCACCGCGGAGCTCGGAGCGAACTGCTGGGTGCTCTCGGCCGCCGGAGCGGTGATCGGTGGGGCCGGTGCACTGGACGAGAGCTCCCGGCGCGCCCTCATCCGCGAATTCCTCACGCCCGGAGTGCTGCCTCGAACGGTGCACCTCCCCTCCGACGAGTCCGGTGCCTCGTTCGTGCTGTGGCCGGTCGGTTCCGATACCGAGCCGCGCGCCGCTCGGTGGTTCATCACGATCCTCGAGGAACAGCAGCACCGGAGCGCGAAACGGGAGGGAATCGTTGCCGACCTCGCCACGGCGGTCGCACTGCTGCGCTCGCGGCGGGACGAGGGACGCCAGGCCGCGAGTCGCTCGGTGCAAGCCGCATTGCACCGGTTGCTCGACGGATCGGCGAGTCCCCCGGAGGTCATGGCACGCCTCGAGGCCGCGGGCCTGCCCACGGGCGAACCCCTGCGCGTGGTCGCGCTCGATGTGGAGGGGCGGAGCGAAGCGGCGACGACACTGCTGCACGAGATCGCCGCATCGACCGAAATCGCATCGGTGACCGCGCCCGTGGACACCGGAGCGCTCGCCTTGTTCGCAGGCGACCGCAACGGACTCGCGGGAATCGACCGGAGCCTGCGGCGCACGGTGGAGGACATCGAAAGCGGCATGGGCGTGCCGCGCCTGACACTGGGCGTGAGCGACATCAGCAAGGCGACCGGGTTGCGCGGCGCCGTCGAAGAGGCACGCTACGCACGAAGCCTGGCCGAACACCGATCGGACCGGTGCGGCATCGCCACCGCGGGCGAGCTCGCCACACACCAGGTTCTGCTGGCCTCGGCAACCGACGATCTCCGCCGTTCCTACCGGCAGCGGGTCCTGTCGAAGCTCATCACCTATGACGAGGTGCACCATTCCGACCTCGTGAACACGCTGTGGGCATTCCTGGAATGCTCGGGCTCCTGGTCGCGTTGTGCCAAACGGCTACATGTCCACGTCAACACGCTGCGATACCGCATCAAGCGAGTCGAGGAGATCACCGGCCGCGATCTGGGTGATTTCGCGACCCGGGTGGATTTCTACCTCGCGCTACAACTGGATACGTGA
- a CDS encoding type III PLP-dependent enzyme gives MTDLSATTGVTDRPSGTGAAWDLVSGGPAYERISDFLSRQAPETPCLVLDLPTVRHRYAGLRSALPDARICYAIKANPEPRVVDELVGLGSSFDVAGLGEIELCLARGAAPESISYGNTIKKRRDIARAYEHGVRLFATDSEPDLDNIAAAAPGSRVFCRILVDNKGSRTPFGRKFGCPPETAVRLLGRARELGLDPYGVSFHIGSQQLDPDAWEHGILAAREVFEGLAGRGIALRMVNLGGGLPAAYTQSAPPLQEYATRIEAALDRHFGADRPELLVEPGRHLVGDAGVLRSEVVLVTPETGSDRRWIYLDVGRYNGLAETEGEAITYRLRTSRDGDPVGPVVLAGPTCDGDDVLYESTEYELPETLRAGDWVELLSTGAYTASYSSVEFNGFAPLPTHCVDGDERTERP, from the coding sequence TTGACCGACCTGTCCGCCACCACCGGTGTGACGGACCGCCCGAGCGGAACCGGTGCCGCCTGGGATCTCGTATCCGGGGGCCCCGCATACGAACGGATCAGTGACTTCCTGAGCAGGCAGGCCCCCGAAACCCCGTGCCTGGTGCTGGACCTGCCCACGGTTCGCCATCGTTACGCCGGGCTGCGGTCGGCGCTTCCCGATGCCCGGATCTGCTACGCGATCAAGGCCAACCCCGAGCCGCGGGTGGTGGACGAACTGGTCGGCCTCGGTTCCTCGTTCGACGTCGCAGGCCTCGGAGAGATCGAGCTGTGCCTGGCACGGGGAGCCGCACCCGAGTCGATCTCCTACGGCAACACCATCAAGAAACGGCGTGACATCGCGCGCGCCTACGAGCACGGCGTACGCCTGTTCGCCACCGACAGCGAACCGGACCTGGACAATATCGCCGCGGCCGCGCCCGGCTCCCGTGTCTTCTGCCGGATCCTGGTGGACAACAAAGGATCCCGTACCCCGTTCGGCCGCAAGTTCGGCTGTCCGCCGGAGACCGCCGTGCGGTTGCTGGGCCGCGCCCGAGAACTCGGGCTCGATCCGTACGGCGTGTCCTTCCACATCGGATCGCAGCAACTCGACCCGGATGCGTGGGAGCACGGGATCCTCGCCGCACGCGAGGTCTTCGAGGGGCTGGCCGGCCGGGGCATCGCGTTGCGCATGGTCAACCTGGGCGGTGGCCTTCCCGCCGCCTACACCCAGTCCGCGCCGCCGCTGCAGGAGTACGCCACGCGGATCGAGGCCGCGCTGGATCGGCATTTCGGTGCCGACCGTCCGGAGTTGCTGGTCGAACCCGGCAGGCATCTCGTCGGAGACGCCGGTGTGCTGCGCAGTGAGGTCGTGCTCGTCACACCCGAGACCGGCAGTGACCGCCGCTGGATATACCTGGACGTGGGCCGCTACAACGGACTGGCCGAGACCGAGGGCGAGGCCATCACCTACCGGTTGCGGACCTCCCGGGACGGCGATCCCGTCGGACCCGTCGTGCTGGCAGGACCGACCTGTGATGGCGACGACGTGCTCTACGAGAGCACGGAGTACGAACTCCCGGAGACACTACGCGCGGGTGACTGGGTGGAGCTGCTCAGTACAGGCGCCTATACCGCCAGTTACTCCTCGGTGGAGTTCAACGGATTCGCGCCGTTGCCCACTCATTGTGTCGACGGTGATGAGCGAACCGAGCGACCCTGA
- the speD gene encoding adenosylmethionine decarboxylase, with protein MSIDAGTLQAETVGLFAGQHVLAELEGVDPGLLDDEQFLRDTLHSALHRSWATVCQVIAQRFEPQGVTVLALLSESHASLHTYPEDGSIFIDVFTCGNRAQPEQAVQLLAEALRPSSVTTQTIRRGRDHDTDFVS; from the coding sequence ATGTCAATTGACGCCGGAACCCTGCAGGCCGAAACCGTCGGTTTGTTCGCCGGACAGCACGTCCTCGCCGAATTGGAGGGCGTTGATCCGGGTCTACTCGACGACGAGCAGTTCCTGCGGGACACGTTGCACAGTGCACTGCATCGCTCGTGGGCAACAGTGTGCCAAGTGATCGCGCAACGCTTCGAACCACAGGGCGTCACGGTGCTGGCACTGCTGTCGGAATCCCACGCTTCGCTGCACACGTATCCGGAAGATGGTTCGATCTTCATTGACGTGTTCACCTGTGGCAACCGTGCTCAGCCGGAGCAGGCGGTGCAATTGCTGGCTGAGGCACTGCGCCCGTCCTCGGTGACCACGCAGACAATCCGGCGCGGCCGTGACCACGACACCGACTTCGTCTCGTAG
- a CDS encoding spermidine synthase — MIELDGQQWVQETLGADMRRLWRVDEVLWEGDTAYQHVLIGRTGQGISLFCDNDRQSTEFSQIVYHEAMMVPGFLLAEKVDSVLIVGSSEGVASRMAVDAGASRVDHVDIDQECVRACAEHLPYGYTPAELAEVEQGEGPVRLHYADGWSFLDQALGRGDRYDLIVVDLPDESADEADSQHNRLYGVDFIRRCHAVLSPGGVVGFQAGSPTVWRNTTLVRAYNRFRSVFDTVTYFGSDEHEWAFLFGRVEQLDDPINVMLDALPQCSYEPVSVDDASLIGSTVPPYSVRHQD; from the coding sequence TTGATCGAGCTCGACGGGCAACAGTGGGTCCAGGAAACGCTGGGCGCCGATATGCGGCGCCTTTGGCGGGTGGACGAGGTGTTGTGGGAGGGCGATACCGCCTATCAGCACGTGCTGATCGGCCGCACCGGGCAGGGAATCTCCCTGTTCTGCGACAACGATCGCCAGAGCACCGAGTTCTCGCAGATCGTCTACCACGAGGCGATGATGGTGCCGGGCTTTCTGCTGGCCGAGAAGGTCGACAGCGTCCTGATCGTCGGGTCCAGTGAGGGCGTGGCGAGCAGGATGGCCGTCGATGCCGGGGCCAGCCGCGTGGATCATGTCGACATCGACCAGGAGTGCGTCCGCGCTTGCGCCGAACACCTGCCGTATGGCTACACCCCGGCCGAGCTGGCCGAGGTGGAGCAGGGCGAGGGGCCGGTCCGGCTGCACTATGCGGACGGGTGGAGCTTCCTGGACCAGGCACTCGGTCGGGGGGACCGCTACGATCTGATCGTGGTCGACCTGCCCGACGAGAGTGCGGATGAGGCCGACAGCCAGCACAACCGGTTGTACGGGGTTGATTTCATCCGTCGCTGCCATGCGGTCCTCTCCCCCGGCGGAGTCGTCGGATTCCAGGCGGGCAGTCCCACGGTGTGGCGCAACACCACGCTCGTGCGGGCCTACAACCGCTTCCGATCCGTGTTCGACACCGTGACGTACTTCGGTTCGGACGAGCACGAGTGGGCGTTCCTGTTCGGACGGGTCGAGCAACTCGACGATCCGATCAACGTCATGCTCGATGCGCTGCCGCAGTGCTCGTACGAGCCGGTCTCGGTGGACGATGCCAGCCTGATCGGTTCCACGGTGCCGCCGTACTCGGTGCGTCACCAGGATTAG
- a CDS encoding spermidine synthase: MDSGRVARAVSERGEIVLTRRSGDGALELRVNGVFVMDTVHTSTERLLATTTLDAYYAAAHVRSGTAPVRTLIGGLGLGFTLREVLADRRVTRVLVAEIEPALVDWHRRGFVPDTAAAIGDERVELVTGEITDIIAEQVSSSWEAILLDVDNGPGYLVYEANAAVYRRDFLTACHRTLAPHGITAIWSADPAPELDTVMREVFAAVEELTIPVTLGGHPTTYHLYVGRRGGR; this comes from the coding sequence ATGGACAGTGGCCGGGTGGCACGTGCGGTTTCGGAGCGCGGCGAGATCGTCCTGACCCGGCGCAGCGGAGACGGGGCGCTGGAGCTACGGGTCAACGGGGTGTTCGTGATGGACACCGTGCACACGTCGACGGAGCGGCTGCTGGCGACGACGACCCTCGACGCCTACTACGCTGCTGCCCACGTCCGGTCGGGAACGGCACCGGTGCGGACGCTGATCGGCGGTCTCGGCCTCGGATTCACGCTGCGGGAGGTGCTGGCCGACCGCCGGGTCACCCGGGTGCTCGTGGCCGAGATCGAGCCTGCGCTCGTCGACTGGCACCGTCGGGGATTCGTTCCGGATACGGCGGCGGCGATCGGAGATGAGCGCGTCGAACTCGTAACCGGAGAGATCACCGACATCATCGCCGAGCAGGTCTCCTCCTCGTGGGAGGCCATTCTGCTCGACGTCGACAACGGTCCCGGCTACCTGGTTTACGAGGCCAACGCTGCGGTGTATCGCCGCGACTTCCTCACTGCCTGCCACAGGACTCTGGCACCGCACGGGATCACTGCGATCTGGTCCGCCGATCCTGCACCCGAGCTCGACACGGTCATGCGGGAAGTATTCGCAGCGGTGGAGGAGTTGACCATTCCGGTGACCCTCGGCGGTCATCCGACGACGTATCACCTCTACGTCGGCAGGCGCGGCGGGCGATGA
- the rbsK gene encoding ribokinase, whose translation MDGAAPTVTVFGSCNMDLVAYVEIPPRSGETVHGREFRAVPGGKGANQAIAAARVGAHTAMIGAVGTDEFGATIGEALRECAVDIRGLREVSGHSGTAHIVVDDEGGNSIIAIPAANGTVTSLAPGDEERIAASRSLLLQLEIPLEGVVAAAESARRNDVPVVLTPAPAVELPASVLSHIDLLVPNEHEAAVLTGCHEPERAMRVLLEQVPEVVITMGDRGSFYGNRAGDRIDMPAYPVRAVDTTAAGDTFVGVLSAAVAAGAERREALRRAAAASALSVQRNGASSSMPTGREVNDFLAATAHDQE comes from the coding sequence ATGGATGGTGCGGCACCGACCGTGACGGTGTTCGGAAGCTGCAATATGGATCTGGTTGCCTATGTCGAGATTCCGCCACGAAGCGGGGAAACCGTGCATGGGCGGGAATTCCGGGCCGTTCCCGGCGGCAAGGGGGCCAACCAGGCCATCGCGGCCGCACGGGTCGGAGCACACACCGCCATGATCGGGGCCGTGGGTACCGACGAATTCGGAGCCACGATCGGTGAGGCCCTGCGGGAATGTGCAGTGGACATCCGTGGATTACGCGAGGTCTCGGGGCATAGCGGTACCGCACACATCGTGGTTGATGACGAGGGTGGGAACTCGATCATCGCGATCCCGGCGGCGAATGGAACCGTCACTTCGCTGGCGCCCGGTGACGAGGAACGGATCGCCGCTTCGCGGAGCCTGCTGCTGCAGTTGGAGATCCCGCTCGAGGGAGTGGTTGCTGCGGCCGAATCAGCCCGGCGCAACGACGTTCCGGTCGTGCTGACCCCGGCGCCCGCGGTGGAGCTCCCCGCGAGCGTCCTGTCCCACATCGACCTATTGGTACCGAACGAGCACGAGGCCGCCGTGCTGACCGGGTGTCACGAGCCGGAACGGGCGATGCGAGTTCTGCTGGAGCAGGTTCCCGAAGTCGTGATCACGATGGGTGATCGCGGATCGTTCTACGGCAACAGAGCCGGCGACCGCATCGACATGCCCGCTTACCCGGTGCGAGCAGTCGACACCACTGCCGCGGGAGACACTTTCGTCGGAGTGCTCAGTGCCGCCGTGGCCGCGGGGGCGGAAAGACGAGAAGCTCTGCGGCGAGCCGCTGCGGCCTCGGCATTGTCCGTGCAGCGAAATGGTGCGAGCAGTTCGATGCCGACAGGACGGGAAGTGAATGATTTCCTGGCTGCCACGGCACACGATCAGGAATGA
- a CDS encoding histone-like nucleoid-structuring protein Lsr2, with the protein MAQKVTVQLVDDVDGSEAESTVEFGLDGVNYAIDLSADNAAELRDALASYVASSRRTGGRKRSGGKAGKEAKAGKAAKSAKPTSAPNTADRERNQAIREWARQQGMQVSDRGRIPAEIVDAYDKAQ; encoded by the coding sequence GTGGCGCAGAAGGTCACCGTTCAACTCGTGGACGACGTCGACGGTTCGGAAGCCGAGTCCACCGTCGAGTTCGGCCTGGACGGCGTCAACTACGCGATTGACCTGTCGGCCGACAACGCCGCCGAGCTCCGTGATGCATTGGCATCCTATGTCGCCAGCAGCCGTCGGACCGGTGGTCGCAAGCGTAGCGGCGGCAAAGCGGGCAAAGAGGCCAAGGCAGGCAAGGCAGCCAAGTCCGCCAAGCCGACCTCGGCTCCCAATACGGCTGACCGCGAACGCAATCAGGCCATTCGGGAATGGGCCAGGCAGCAGGGCATGCAGGTTTCCGATCGCGGTCGCATTCCTGCGGAGATCGTCGACGCTTACGACAAGGCGCAGTAA
- a CDS encoding histone-like nucleoid-structuring protein Lsr2: MSRIETGTFPRQVIMAERIQVELVDDIDGSRAQQTVTFALDGVAYEIDLSERHAQQLRAVFARYIERARTAEQTSRKTRQQEQEERRARQTNRQLTEQIRGAAQRSRDRMNEQAQAKAAAKQDSSEGGKAEEEFVAQEEEPTLFSQHESSERKTDESADARVPAVSLPHFLSAAD; this comes from the coding sequence GTGTCGCGGATCGAGACGGGCACGTTCCCGAGACAGGTGATCATGGCCGAGCGGATTCAGGTCGAACTCGTCGACGACATCGACGGGTCCCGAGCGCAGCAGACAGTCACATTCGCGTTGGACGGCGTCGCGTATGAAATCGACCTGAGCGAACGACACGCCCAACAGTTGCGTGCGGTGTTCGCGCGCTATATCGAACGTGCCAGAACCGCAGAGCAGACCTCGCGTAAGACTCGTCAGCAAGAGCAGGAAGAGCGCCGGGCACGGCAGACGAACCGCCAGCTCACCGAGCAGATCCGCGGAGCAGCGCAGCGCTCTCGTGACCGTATGAACGAGCAGGCGCAGGCCAAGGCTGCCGCCAAGCAGGATTCCTCCGAAGGCGGAAAGGCCGAGGAGGAGTTCGTGGCGCAGGAAGAGGAGCCCACGCTGTTCAGTCAGCACGAAAGCTCCGAGCGGAAAACGGACGAGTCCGCCGACGCGCGGGTTCCTGCCGTCTCCCTGCCGCACTTCCTGTCGGCAGCGGACTGA
- a CDS encoding type 1 glutamine amidotransferase, translating to MGGVRILLVQPSEQGPPQQLGEWLTAAGAELDVVLPAAQELPESVDAYSALVVLGGGMGALDDLEYPWLSGVRALLSQAVGRRMPVLGICLGAQLLAAATGGRVKPVRDGPEVGTLLVAKRDAAAEDLLLGPLPLTPDVLQFHRDEVASLPPSAKLLASSPKCENQVFRVGDWAYGLQFHIETSTDTVLEWARDMPDLAETARSGQFDRDHLDAFHGDLAETWQPVVERFVDLAGQSPDERPGSRSLPLV from the coding sequence ATGGGTGGTGTGCGGATTCTCCTTGTCCAACCGTCCGAGCAGGGTCCTCCTCAACAGCTGGGGGAGTGGCTGACTGCGGCCGGTGCGGAACTTGACGTTGTCCTGCCCGCTGCACAGGAGCTGCCGGAGAGCGTGGATGCGTATTCGGCGCTGGTGGTGCTGGGCGGTGGGATGGGTGCGCTCGATGACCTCGAGTACCCGTGGCTCAGCGGTGTTCGAGCACTGTTGAGTCAGGCAGTCGGTCGACGGATGCCGGTGCTCGGCATATGCCTGGGGGCTCAGTTGCTGGCAGCGGCGACCGGAGGCCGGGTCAAACCGGTACGCGACGGCCCCGAAGTGGGCACGCTGCTGGTGGCCAAGCGTGATGCTGCTGCCGAGGACCTGCTATTGGGACCTCTGCCGCTGACTCCCGACGTCTTGCAGTTCCACCGGGACGAAGTGGCCTCCCTGCCTCCGTCCGCGAAGCTGCTGGCTTCCTCGCCGAAGTGCGAGAATCAGGTATTTCGAGTGGGTGATTGGGCATATGGTCTGCAATTCCACATCGAGACGAGCACGGATACGGTTCTGGAGTGGGCGCGCGATATGCCCGATCTCGCCGAAACCGCTCGCTCCGGTCAGTTCGATCGTGATCACCTCGACGCCTTCCACGGTGATCTGGCCGAGACATGGCAGCCGGTGGTGGAGCGCTTCGTCGACCTGGCCGGGCAGTCCCCGGACGAACGTCCGGGCAGCCGCTCGCTGCCGCTCGTGTGA